The following coding sequences lie in one Arachis ipaensis cultivar K30076 chromosome B05, Araip1.1, whole genome shotgun sequence genomic window:
- the LOC107640315 gene encoding uncharacterized protein LOC107640315 — MAALGNMAVTMQATAEALGNQINNGNNGNNGNDGPMTHSSFLKVHPPTFRGTSNPTDADNWIQAIERALQAQQVSEEQWVEFGTYQLQARNAKELELLQLKQGLMTITEYTSMFEELCRFSRICQGAPEDFAEWKYIKYEGGLRSDILSFVAPMEIRTFSELVNKTRVAEECLRKAALDKSDHQSSVREDHGRNLAPRGQDFKGGGNTPQQHQVQSSFRRFNNNNNQGKGRGKHA; from the exons ATGGCTGCTCTAGGGAATATGGCCGTGACGATGCAAGCGACAGCCGAAGCCCTGGGAAACCAAATAAATAATGGTAACAATGGCAACAACGGCAATGATGGTCCTATGACGCATTCCTCCTTCCTAAAGGTTCATCCTCCGACCTTCAGAGGAACCTCGAACCCTACTGATGCGGATAACTGGATACAAGCCATTGAGCGAGCATTACAGGCTCAGCAGGTTTCTGAAGAACAGTGGGTTGAGTTTGGGACCTACCAGCTGCAAG CCAGAAATGCTAAGGAACTTGAACTGCTTCAGCTGAAACAAGGCCTGATGACCATCACTGAGTACACTAGCATGTTTGAGGAACTGTGCCGTTTCTCACGGATTTGTCAGGGAGCTCCTGAGGATTTTGCTGAGTGGAAGTATATCAAGTATGAGGGAGGCCTTAGAAGCGATATTCTGAGCTTCGTTGCACCGATGGAGATCCGAACCTTCTCTGAATTGGTAAACAAAACCAGAGTTGCTGAAGAATGTCTGAGAAAGGCGGCATTAGACAAGAGTGATCACCAAAGCTCTGTTAGGGAAGATCACGGAAGAAATTTAGCCCCTAGAGGTCAAGATTTCAAGGGAGGCGGCAATACTCCACAACAACATCAAGTCCAGAGTAGCTTCCGGAGgttcaataataacaataaccagGGAAAAGGACGTGGAAAACATGCTTAG